A window from Methanofastidiosum sp. encodes these proteins:
- a CDS encoding ATP-binding cassette domain-containing protein, which produces MIKFKDFSFYYPDCVTPSLDKINVRIGEGEFLVITGPSGGGKSTFLRAINGLIPNFYGGKISGEVLVQGKNASETPTNEMSELVGMVFQDPENQLISNQVEREIAFGMENLCFSNELMKKRIEEALDAVNISRLRNRTTSELSGGQKQKVAIASALATHPDILLLDEPTSELDPRSAESVLNVIEKINDELGLTILLVEHRLERVIHHVDRMLMIDGGKLIYDGSPRKIRSVHFENWKVGLPPVTRLSLHFQDKIANNGIPLTVKEARFSLRDVLSNPKNKFSWDKKKSSDKVTISMDKVFFSYDGEKDVLKDISLNVYQGDMIALMGKNASGKTTLVKLMNGLVKPRKGKVLLFGKKIN; this is translated from the coding sequence ATGATTAAATTCAAAGATTTTTCTTTTTATTACCCTGATTGTGTTACGCCGTCACTTGATAAAATCAACGTTAGGATAGGAGAGGGTGAGTTCCTCGTTATTACCGGGCCCTCCGGTGGGGGGAAATCAACATTCTTGAGGGCTATAAATGGCCTAATACCAAATTTTTATGGGGGAAAAATAAGTGGTGAGGTTCTAGTGCAGGGCAAGAATGCTTCAGAAACCCCTACAAATGAGATGTCAGAGCTAGTAGGAATGGTATTCCAAGACCCAGAGAATCAACTAATCTCAAATCAAGTCGAAAGAGAAATTGCCTTCGGCATGGAAAATTTGTGCTTTTCAAATGAACTAATGAAAAAAAGAATTGAGGAGGCGCTTGATGCAGTAAACATCTCAAGGCTTAGAAACAGGACAACTTCTGAGCTATCTGGAGGTCAGAAGCAGAAGGTAGCTATAGCTTCTGCACTTGCAACACACCCCGACATACTGCTCCTCGATGAGCCAACATCTGAACTTGATCCAAGAAGTGCAGAGAGTGTCCTAAACGTCATAGAAAAAATTAATGATGAGCTTGGACTCACAATTCTTTTGGTAGAGCACAGGCTTGAGAGGGTAATACATCACGTTGACAGAATGTTAATGATCGATGGCGGGAAACTTATCTATGATGGTAGTCCAAGGAAGATTAGATCTGTGCATTTTGAAAACTGGAAAGTTGGACTGCCTCCCGTGACAAGACTCTCATTACATTTCCAGGACAAAATAGCAAATAATGGCATACCCTTGACAGTCAAGGAAGCAAGATTTTCTCTAAGAGATGTACTAAGCAATCCAAAAAATAAATTTTCATGGGATAAGAAAAAAAGTTCAGATAAAGTTACTATTTCTATGGACAAAGTGTTCTTTTCATACGATGGCGAAAAGGATGTCCTGAAGGATATCTCTTTAAATGTTTATCAGGGCGACATGATAGCCCTCATGGGAAAGAATGCAAGCGGGAAGACAACCCTTGTGAAGCTTATGAACGGTTTAGTAAAACCAAGAAAAGGGAAGGTACTTCTTTTTGGCAAAAAGATCAATGA
- a CDS encoding energy-coupling factor transporter transmembrane protein EcfT, with the protein MLELTYKRKRSLFHDASPFLKISWLLSILLISIIFEHPIILFVIFLSSFFMALISKIFIEWARVMKLVVFFIPFVILFNLIVNANGETVLWQLPFRIPIFGMLNITLEELAFSLTMCIRIAAILGAFAVLNLTTDPDDLLCAVTKLRLPYRSVVVTSLSTKFVPVLFSDLKNVQEAQRSRGVDFSKGTLKERIKKYGAVFFPLLSKSLDRSVQIAEAMESRGFGRYEKRSFYKDTKISASDIFLIVVSIAPLIISLYMVSQGIGVFKFYQRIDPLIKSDSEAYYIISILLFQVFLLPLLKIKGLMTYD; encoded by the coding sequence ATGCTCGAGCTTACCTATAAAAGAAAGAGATCATTGTTCCACGATGCGTCTCCGTTTCTTAAAATATCGTGGCTTCTTTCCATTCTCTTAATCTCCATAATCTTTGAGCACCCTATAATACTATTTGTCATATTTTTATCTTCATTTTTCATGGCTCTAATCTCAAAAATATTTATAGAGTGGGCACGAGTCATGAAGCTAGTTGTTTTCTTCATACCTTTTGTTATTCTATTTAATCTCATCGTAAATGCAAACGGAGAGACGGTATTGTGGCAGTTGCCATTTAGGATCCCAATTTTTGGCATGCTAAATATTACACTCGAAGAGCTTGCATTTTCACTTACCATGTGCATAAGGATAGCTGCTATCTTGGGGGCATTTGCCGTTCTAAATCTCACAACTGACCCAGATGATCTTTTGTGTGCTGTAACAAAACTAAGGCTCCCGTATAGGTCAGTTGTTGTAACTTCCCTTTCAACAAAATTTGTCCCCGTATTGTTTTCTGATCTGAAGAATGTCCAGGAAGCCCAGAGGTCAAGGGGCGTTGACTTTTCCAAAGGAACTCTTAAAGAGAGGATAAAAAAATATGGTGCCGTCTTCTTCCCATTACTTTCAAAGAGCCTTGATCGGAGTGTCCAGATTGCTGAAGCAATGGAGTCACGTGGATTTGGAAGGTATGAAAAGAGAAGCTTCTATAAGGATACTAAAATTTCAGCCTCAGATATTTTCCTGATAGTTGTATCAATTGCACCACTCATTATCTCGCTATACATGGTATCGCAAGGGATTGGCGTCTTTAAGTTCTACCAGAGAATTGACCCTCTGATAAAATCAGACTCTGAGGCATACTATATTATTTCCATCCTCCTATTCCAGGTTTTCTTGTTGCCATTACTTAAAATAAAAGGACTGATGACATATGATTAA
- a CDS encoding DUF4430 domain-containing protein, which yields MEGIKFRNFYVLFIFLILLVQLPSLLIAESIGNVPSSFSNGTVFVTGKDANSLDLLTRDTVSKSFKEMGVLSTNSLDFEAPSNKSLVVIGGPAINSKTKELNDVFGVKYEETQDRILITAKDITLSKPKIGSGEDIGVIYFGKFNNTNILMLWGASREGTFAAGLILEDPTNLQKYGNSQFLLLKWKDNNGDLFVQKDEISITSEAPATSDSTTTTENKDSVNVYIAADFGSGYTKEWKEVKVPKDSTIFDAMKASGMKFDYNIQSLGVFVTSIEGLAENRSTGKYWQYWINGDYSQLGISNIKVAKGMKVEWKYTDAFQS from the coding sequence ATGGAAGGGATAAAGTTTAGAAATTTCTACGTGCTATTTATATTTCTGATATTATTGGTGCAGTTGCCCTCTCTATTGATTGCAGAGAGCATAGGTAACGTTCCATCTTCATTTTCAAATGGCACAGTTTTTGTGACAGGAAAGGACGCAAATTCACTAGATCTCCTAACAAGGGACACAGTTTCTAAGAGTTTCAAAGAAATGGGCGTTCTAAGCACGAACTCCTTGGACTTTGAAGCGCCGTCGAACAAATCTCTAGTAGTTATAGGTGGCCCAGCGATAAACTCAAAGACAAAGGAACTGAACGATGTTTTTGGAGTGAAGTATGAGGAAACTCAAGATAGAATTTTAATTACTGCCAAGGACATTACCCTCTCAAAGCCAAAGATAGGCTCTGGAGAGGACATAGGCGTTATTTATTTTGGAAAATTCAATAACACAAATATTTTGATGTTATGGGGTGCCTCAAGGGAAGGGACCTTTGCAGCAGGCCTTATACTTGAAGACCCGACAAACTTACAGAAATACGGGAACTCTCAGTTTTTACTATTAAAATGGAAGGATAATAACGGCGACCTATTCGTACAAAAAGACGAGATAAGTATCACTTCAGAAGCTCCTGCGACTTCAGATTCTACAACTACTACAGAAAATAAGGACAGCGTTAATGTTTACATTGCTGCTGACTTTGGTAGTGGATACACAAAAGAATGGAAGGAAGTTAAAGTTCCAAAGGATTCCACAATCTTTGATGCTATGAAAGCTTCTGGGATGAAGTTTGACTACAACATCCAGTCACTTGGTGTTTTTGTAACTTCAATTGAAGGGCTTGCTGAAAACAGGTCAACTGGAAAGTACTGGCAGTATTGGATTAACGGGGACTACTCTCAGCTTGGTATTTCCAATATCAAAGTGGCCAAAGGCATGAAAGTTGAATGGAAATACACAGATGCATTCCAAAGTTAA
- a CDS encoding FAD-dependent oxidoreductase, with protein sequence MKKKLVIIGAGPAGLPVASQVRKETKDIDITVITDRNYYSYSPCGIPFVVSGMIKSFDNLIMRSPQHYRDMNISIKTNTHADSIDTEKQIVFTNKGNYDYDILVIATGVKPFVPNIAGIELKGIYFMYSLEEAIEIERALKNSNSITIVGGGAIGLEMAYAFKKRNKDVIVIERSSQIMGSILDPDMALIVEEYLISNGVTLLKDTEVLKFESDDGKVSKVITSEGEIKTDMVLVSVGVRPNVEMAINSGIERGVTGGLITDACLRVRKNGAFLTNVFACGNCIEVIDGVSFRPTLSALGSTAVRQALTVAENILGTNTVYTPIVSPGVAIIGELEIGAVGVNSKRAIQNGIFPRESMAKGLTRARYFPKGEIITVKILVDKNFRLIGSQIISKEGVKGRIDSMSFMISRGVTAHQLALIETSYVPPISSVIDPLTIAARKLIGITRDKFTLPESMDNTT encoded by the coding sequence ATGAAGAAAAAACTTGTGATTATTGGGGCTGGGCCTGCAGGTTTGCCAGTCGCATCTCAAGTTAGAAAAGAAACTAAAGATATTGATATCACTGTTATTACAGATAGGAATTATTACTCATACAGTCCTTGTGGGATACCATTTGTTGTTTCAGGGATGATCAAATCATTTGACAATCTTATAATGAGAAGCCCTCAACATTACAGAGATATGAATATTTCTATAAAAACTAACACCCATGCCGATAGCATAGACACTGAAAAACAAATTGTATTTACAAACAAAGGGAATTATGATTATGATATTTTAGTAATTGCGACGGGAGTAAAGCCTTTCGTCCCAAATATAGCGGGGATTGAACTGAAAGGGATTTATTTCATGTATTCTCTCGAAGAGGCCATAGAAATTGAGAGGGCACTAAAAAATTCAAACTCCATAACAATAGTTGGCGGTGGAGCAATAGGGCTTGAAATGGCTTATGCCTTTAAGAAAAGAAACAAGGACGTCATAGTTATAGAAAGAAGCTCCCAGATAATGGGTTCGATTCTAGACCCCGATATGGCTTTGATTGTTGAGGAATATCTAATCTCTAACGGCGTTACGTTACTTAAGGACACTGAAGTACTTAAATTTGAAAGTGATGATGGAAAAGTTTCTAAAGTCATTACAAGTGAAGGAGAAATTAAAACAGATATGGTCTTAGTTTCTGTTGGCGTAAGGCCTAACGTTGAAATGGCAATTAACTCTGGTATAGAGAGGGGCGTTACTGGAGGTCTTATTACAGATGCTTGCCTTAGAGTAAGGAAGAATGGGGCATTTTTGACAAATGTATTTGCATGTGGAAATTGTATTGAAGTTATCGATGGTGTTTCTTTCAGGCCTACTTTGAGTGCACTAGGTTCAACTGCGGTAAGACAGGCTCTGACAGTTGCAGAAAATATACTGGGAACTAATACAGTTTATACCCCTATTGTAAGCCCAGGCGTGGCAATCATAGGGGAGTTAGAAATAGGGGCAGTTGGAGTAAACTCTAAAAGAGCCATTCAAAACGGCATATTCCCTAGAGAATCAATGGCAAAGGGACTTACAAGAGCAAGGTACTTCCCCAAGGGCGAAATAATCACTGTTAAAATATTGGTAGATAAAAACTTTAGATTAATTGGATCCCAGATAATCTCAAAAGAAGGCGTTAAGGGAAGAATTGACTCAATGTCGTTTATGATTTCAAGAGGCGTTACAGCACACCAGCTTGCTTTAATAGAAACATCTTATGTTCCCCCGATATCAAGTGTTATAGATCCACTTACAATTGCTGCACGAAAGTTAATTGGTATAACTAGGGACAAATTTACACTGCCAGAATCGATGGACAATACAACATGA
- a CDS encoding PadR family transcriptional regulator, with amino-acid sequence MGDHKHHGKGFLSFLILWILRSTKMNGSEITDEIEKRKGRRFSPGTIYPVLKKLKDKELIIDDEEKRYSLTEKGQKELILRIDNFFKTFHDLEEMRNYLNSQE; translated from the coding sequence ATGGGAGATCACAAGCATCACGGTAAGGGATTCCTTTCATTTTTGATCTTATGGATACTACGAAGTACAAAGATGAACGGTTCCGAAATAACAGACGAAATCGAAAAAAGAAAAGGTAGGAGATTCAGCCCCGGTACAATTTATCCTGTTTTAAAAAAGCTAAAAGACAAAGAGCTAATTATTGACGATGAAGAAAAACGATACTCCCTTACAGAAAAAGGTCAAAAGGAACTCATTTTAAGAATTGATAATTTTTTCAAAACGTTTCATGATTTAGAGGAAATGCGTAATTACCTAAATAGTCAAGAATAA
- a CDS encoding DUF5320 domain-containing protein has protein sequence MWKHERMEHGPRIGHMKNEQSSHRRRHFYTKQERIEMLEEYKVWLDKEKQGVEERIEELKKAL, from the coding sequence ATGTGGAAACATGAAAGAATGGAACATGGTCCAAGAATTGGGCATATGAAAAATGAACAAAGCTCTCATCGCAGAAGGCACTTCTACACAAAGCAGGAAAGAATAGAAATGCTTGAAGAATACAAGGTCTGGCTTGACAAAGAAAAGCAAGGTGTTGAAGAAAGAATTGAAGAACTAAAAAAGGCTTTGTAA
- a CDS encoding glycine--tRNA ligase, with product MKSDEIMDIALRRGFIFPSSEIYGGISGFYDYGHLGTLMRRKWENAWRRHYLGLNPNFFEIDATNIMPKNVFVGSGHLENFNDPLTECEKCHSRFRADHLVEEFLERSAEGMSADEMSELLKESGITCPKCGGHLLEVKMFNMMFEISVGATGESEIAYLRPETAQGAFLAFKRSFNTLRGKLPMGLAIIGRAYRNEISPRQGFYRLREFNQAELQVFFDPDNIEDHPDFDSIKDVKLRMFPLQNRATGEVDEITASDLQKNFGIPKFYIYHLAKIQEFYLDKMKFPKELFRFRELSADERAFYNKIHWDVEVYTESLGGYKEMGGLHYRTDHDLGGHQNASGERLDVNVDGKKFIPHVLELSFGVDRNFWTLLDVFYKDEGDRKVISLPKEVAPFRAGIFPLQKKGDLEKVAKSVYDSLSECYDVFYDDSGSIGRRYRRQDEIGTPFGITIDFQTLEDNTVTIRERDSMDQHRVKIEDIWKNI from the coding sequence ATGAAATCTGATGAGATAATGGACATTGCATTGAGAAGGGGTTTTATCTTTCCATCTTCTGAAATTTATGGCGGTATTTCCGGTTTTTATGATTATGGTCATCTTGGTACCCTTATGAGAAGGAAATGGGAGAATGCATGGAGAAGGCATTACCTTGGATTAAATCCAAACTTTTTTGAAATTGACGCGACTAATATAATGCCAAAGAACGTTTTTGTAGGGTCAGGTCACCTTGAAAACTTTAATGATCCTTTGACTGAATGTGAAAAGTGTCATTCAAGATTTAGGGCAGATCACCTTGTAGAGGAGTTCCTTGAAAGAAGTGCAGAAGGGATGTCTGCAGATGAGATGTCAGAATTACTAAAAGAAAGTGGTATAACTTGTCCAAAGTGTGGTGGGCATCTTCTAGAAGTGAAGATGTTCAACATGATGTTTGAAATATCAGTTGGTGCAACTGGAGAGTCCGAAATTGCATATCTTAGGCCAGAAACTGCACAGGGAGCATTTTTAGCCTTCAAGAGGAGCTTTAACACTCTAAGAGGAAAACTTCCTATGGGTCTTGCAATTATAGGGAGGGCCTACAGGAATGAGATATCCCCAAGACAGGGATTCTACAGATTAAGGGAATTCAATCAAGCAGAACTACAAGTATTCTTTGATCCAGATAATATAGAAGATCATCCCGATTTTGATTCCATTAAGGACGTAAAACTAAGGATGTTCCCATTGCAGAACAGGGCCACCGGCGAAGTTGATGAAATAACTGCATCAGATCTTCAAAAGAACTTTGGTATCCCCAAGTTTTACATTTACCATCTTGCAAAGATCCAGGAGTTTTACCTTGATAAGATGAAGTTCCCAAAGGAACTATTTAGATTCAGGGAACTTTCTGCAGATGAAAGAGCATTTTATAACAAGATCCACTGGGACGTTGAAGTTTATACAGAATCACTTGGCGGCTATAAAGAAATGGGGGGTCTCCATTACAGGACCGACCATGACCTTGGAGGCCACCAGAATGCAAGTGGGGAAAGGCTTGATGTAAACGTTGATGGTAAGAAGTTTATACCCCACGTTCTTGAGCTCTCATTTGGTGTTGACAGGAACTTCTGGACCTTACTTGACGTATTCTATAAAGATGAAGGGGACAGAAAAGTCATATCACTCCCCAAGGAAGTTGCACCCTTTAGAGCAGGAATATTCCCATTGCAAAAGAAAGGAGATCTTGAGAAGGTTGCAAAGAGTGTCTATGACAGTCTATCCGAGTGCTACGACGTTTTCTATGATGATTCAGGTTCGATTGGTAGGAGATACAGGAGACAAGATGAAATAGGAACTCCTTTTGGCATCACTATCGACTTCCAGACATTAGAGGACAACACCGTTACTATCAGAGAAAGAGACTCAATGGACCAGCACAGGGTAAAGATTGAAGACATCTGGAAAAATATTTAA
- a CDS encoding DUF3830 family protein, with translation MTNLKITAGGFIFKARLEEENAPKTCSAFLKLLPFKNKIIHVRWSGEAVWIPLGDFDLGIGYENHTSHPSKGEILLYPGGISETEILLPYGSTCFSSKMGQLAGNHFITITEGIEKLPELGRKVLWEGAQDIVFEKI, from the coding sequence ATGACTAATCTAAAAATTACTGCGGGCGGATTTATTTTTAAAGCAAGATTAGAAGAAGAAAATGCACCAAAAACTTGTTCTGCATTTCTTAAACTCTTACCATTCAAAAACAAAATAATCCATGTCAGATGGAGTGGCGAGGCTGTATGGATACCTCTTGGTGATTTTGATCTAGGCATTGGATATGAAAATCACACAAGCCATCCTTCAAAGGGAGAAATTCTTCTTTATCCAGGGGGGATAAGCGAGACAGAGATTTTGCTCCCATATGGAAGCACATGTTTTTCAAGCAAGATGGGGCAGCTTGCGGGAAATCATTTTATCACAATTACAGAAGGTATAGAAAAATTGCCTGAATTGGGTAGAAAAGTACTATGGGAAGGAGCCCAGGATATAGTATTTGAAAAGATATAA
- a CDS encoding alanine--tRNA ligase, with product MDDRTLKKDFKKKASQNYQKYYAVDTLKSLGFTRRECKKCGTYFWSVKERDICGDPECEGGYSFIENSPAKKKLDFIQVWKEMSSLFEKKRYSIIKRYPVVARWRDDTDFVQASIYDFQPHVVKGVQEPPANPLLVPQFCVRFNDIDNVGVTLRHYTGFVMIGQHAFFPPKEFSQDRFLSDIYDWLKTGLGIPSEELIFHEDAWAGGGNFGPCMEFFSRGLELGNQVYIEYETTPSGGKELDLKVLDMGAGQERFSWFSLANPIGYETVFPTVCDHLYRRTGITPDKEFLKGFIPYSGMLNMDEVEDIEKVWDNIAKKLSSDKEYLKEQVLPLQAIYSIGDHSRSLLFALSDGALPSNVGGGYNLRVILRRALSFIEGFSWDIELQKVIEEHAKYLMPQYPELKENIDDICQIISYEMEKFDNTKDKSRRIVERLTEKGEDLTEEKLIELYDSHGITPEVMGVKPPKDFYKRVTERHEKKESLDAEKEIHYDMPDTERLYYDGVTKFSAKVLDVSENIAILDKTAFYPESGGQEGDRGFLNDCPVSYTKVSGNVILHIMEKINFKKGDTVKGVVDEERRLNLTRHHTATHIINGVSRQILGNHIWQAGAEKTEEKARLDITHYKLIDSDDLFKIERISNEIVLKNLTIEKGFFPRAEAEKKYGFRLYQGGAVPGKKLRVVNVKGLDVEACGGTHADFTGQIGPIKILKQSKIQDGVVRLEFCAGVKALEAIQEESILLRDLSDVFKVEKDKLLDTGKRFFNEWKGRGKEIERLKAEMSCLKKEGLECNFIESDGVLFMEENVDTSPDEMRKIARELSGDNKVIVLTNNDGNIVVSCGKIAIESGHKACELIKKYGKGGGKDDFAQGVKG from the coding sequence ATGGACGATAGAACGCTAAAAAAAGATTTCAAGAAAAAAGCAAGTCAAAATTATCAAAAGTATTACGCTGTTGATACATTAAAATCACTTGGTTTTACTAGAAGGGAGTGTAAAAAGTGTGGCACATACTTCTGGTCAGTAAAGGAAAGAGATATTTGTGGGGATCCTGAGTGCGAAGGGGGATATTCCTTCATTGAAAATTCCCCGGCAAAGAAAAAACTTGACTTTATACAGGTATGGAAGGAGATGTCATCCCTATTTGAGAAAAAGAGATACTCAATTATCAAGAGGTATCCTGTAGTTGCTAGATGGAGAGACGATACAGACTTTGTCCAGGCTTCAATTTATGACTTTCAACCTCATGTTGTAAAAGGGGTACAAGAGCCACCTGCAAATCCATTACTTGTTCCACAGTTCTGTGTTAGATTCAACGATATTGACAATGTAGGTGTCACGTTGAGACACTATACCGGTTTCGTCATGATAGGCCAGCACGCCTTTTTCCCACCAAAGGAGTTCTCCCAGGATAGATTCCTATCTGACATATATGACTGGTTAAAGACAGGTCTTGGGATACCTTCAGAGGAGCTAATATTCCATGAAGACGCATGGGCAGGCGGAGGAAATTTTGGGCCATGCATGGAATTTTTCTCTAGAGGTTTAGAGCTAGGTAATCAAGTTTACATCGAATATGAGACTACGCCTTCAGGTGGCAAGGAGCTTGACCTTAAGGTATTGGACATGGGCGCAGGTCAAGAACGATTCTCATGGTTTTCACTTGCAAATCCAATAGGTTACGAGACTGTTTTTCCGACAGTATGCGATCACCTCTACAGAAGAACTGGCATAACACCGGACAAGGAATTTTTGAAGGGCTTCATACCGTATTCCGGAATGCTAAACATGGATGAAGTTGAGGATATTGAAAAAGTCTGGGATAATATAGCAAAGAAACTTTCATCTGACAAAGAGTATCTAAAAGAACAGGTCTTACCCTTGCAAGCCATATACTCTATAGGAGATCATTCTCGATCATTATTATTTGCCCTATCTGACGGCGCCCTACCTTCTAATGTCGGCGGGGGATACAACTTAAGGGTAATCTTGAGGAGGGCCCTGTCTTTCATTGAAGGTTTTTCATGGGACATTGAGCTTCAGAAGGTAATTGAAGAGCATGCAAAGTACCTCATGCCACAGTACCCGGAACTAAAAGAGAACATTGACGATATATGTCAAATAATATCCTATGAAATGGAGAAATTTGACAATACAAAAGATAAGTCTAGAAGGATAGTTGAAAGACTTACTGAAAAAGGTGAAGATCTTACAGAGGAAAAGCTAATCGAACTATACGATTCACACGGCATCACGCCAGAAGTTATGGGGGTAAAACCACCAAAGGACTTTTACAAACGTGTAACTGAAAGGCACGAGAAGAAGGAATCATTAGATGCTGAAAAAGAAATTCACTATGACATGCCAGACACAGAAAGACTTTACTATGACGGTGTTACAAAATTCTCTGCCAAAGTACTTGATGTTTCTGAAAATATTGCAATACTTGATAAGACTGCATTTTATCCAGAAAGCGGCGGTCAGGAAGGGGACAGAGGTTTTCTCAATGACTGTCCTGTTTCATACACCAAAGTCTCTGGAAATGTTATACTCCACATAATGGAAAAGATCAACTTCAAGAAAGGTGACACCGTAAAAGGCGTAGTAGATGAGGAAAGAAGACTAAACCTAACAAGACACCACACAGCAACCCATATAATAAACGGCGTCAGCAGGCAGATATTGGGTAACCACATATGGCAAGCAGGTGCAGAGAAAACTGAAGAAAAAGCAAGGCTTGACATAACCCATTACAAACTTATCGATAGCGATGATCTTTTCAAAATTGAGAGAATTTCTAATGAAATAGTCTTGAAAAACCTAACAATAGAAAAAGGATTTTTCCCAAGGGCCGAAGCTGAAAAGAAATATGGATTCAGACTATACCAGGGTGGAGCCGTTCCAGGAAAGAAGCTTAGGGTAGTAAATGTCAAAGGGCTTGATGTAGAGGCTTGCGGAGGAACTCACGCTGATTTTACTGGACAGATTGGGCCAATCAAGATTTTGAAGCAGAGTAAGATCCAAGATGGTGTAGTAAGGCTTGAATTCTGTGCAGGAGTCAAAGCACTCGAGGCAATTCAGGAAGAGTCTATTCTCTTAAGGGATTTATCGGATGTATTTAAGGTTGAAAAGGATAAACTTCTCGATACAGGAAAGAGATTTTTCAACGAATGGAAGGGCAGAGGAAAAGAGATTGAAAGACTTAAAGCAGAGATGTCTTGCTTGAAGAAAGAAGGTCTTGAATGTAATTTCATAGAATCTGATGGAGTTTTGTTCATGGAAGAAAATGTTGATACCTCCCCAGATGAAATGAGAAAAATTGCAAGAGAGCTTTCAGGTGATAATAAGGTAATCGTATTGACCAATAATGACGGTAATATTGTTGTATCATGCGGTAAGATTGCCATTGAAAGTGGCCATAAAGCCTGTGAACTTATTAAGAAGTACGGCAAGGGTGGCGGAAAAGATGACTTTGCCCAAGGAGTAAAAGGATAG
- a CDS encoding aminopeptidase P family protein, with protein sequence MKNRIERLFEYIAKEKKNVDCVLISRATYPDINFFYFSNASGGLFDGSFLILYPDGTSKLFTSTMEREAAEKSKGDFEVFVFSSREERIKLLQDHIRGQNLGLSFSSITYLEVEKLKDSYRGELIDISKEINFTRAIKDKKEIEKIKRASEITSKTFSEVPDMLKEGLTEKDLSFLIEFQLRKNGADALSYDTIAAFGANSSLPHYESSNSPLKRGDFVLLDFAGKYNRYCSDMTRTFFYRTATKEQKNIYETVLEAQLLGIDELKPGAIAKDVHNAVSNYIDSTKYKGRFIHSLGHGIGLETHDTIGLNPISDYTIEENMVLTVEPGIYIPDFGGVRIEDTVVVRKGNPEILTPFTKDLLII encoded by the coding sequence ATGAAGAATAGAATCGAAAGGCTTTTTGAATATATCGCTAAAGAGAAAAAAAATGTCGATTGCGTCCTTATATCAAGAGCCACATACCCAGATATAAACTTCTTTTATTTCAGTAACGCTTCTGGGGGTCTCTTTGATGGATCCTTCCTAATTTTGTATCCTGATGGAACATCAAAACTATTTACTTCAACAATGGAGAGAGAAGCAGCTGAAAAATCCAAGGGCGACTTTGAAGTATTTGTTTTCAGTTCAAGGGAGGAAAGGATAAAACTTCTCCAAGATCATATTAGAGGCCAGAATCTTGGATTGTCTTTTTCTTCAATAACATACCTTGAAGTGGAGAAGCTAAAGGATTCTTACAGAGGAGAGTTAATAGACATATCAAAAGAGATCAATTTTACAAGGGCAATAAAGGATAAAAAAGAGATTGAAAAAATAAAGAGGGCATCAGAGATAACATCCAAAACATTTAGTGAAGTTCCTGATATGTTAAAAGAAGGCCTAACGGAAAAAGATCTATCCTTCCTGATAGAATTTCAATTAAGGAAAAATGGTGCAGATGCACTTTCCTATGATACTATTGCTGCATTTGGTGCAAATTCTTCTTTGCCTCACTACGAGAGCTCAAATTCTCCCCTAAAGAGAGGAGATTTCGTCCTGCTGGATTTTGCAGGAAAATACAACAGGTACTGTTCTGACATGACAAGGACTTTTTTCTATAGAACGGCAACTAAAGAGCAGAAAAATATTTATGAAACTGTTCTTGAAGCACAGCTTCTAGGTATTGATGAATTAAAACCCGGTGCAATTGCAAAGGATGTCCACAATGCCGTTTCAAATTATATTGATAGTACCAAATATAAAGGGAGATTCATCCACTCACTAGGCCACGGAATAGGTTTAGAGACGCACGATACAATTGGTCTAAACCCTATAAGCGATTACACTATTGAAGAGAATATGGTTTTAACTGTTGAGCCCGGTATATACATACCTGACTTTGGAGGGGTAAGAATAGAAGATACGGTAGTTGTGAGGAAAGGAAATCCAGAGATACTTACTCCTTTCACAAAGGACCTTCTAATTATATAG